A DNA window from Candidatus Acidiferrales bacterium contains the following coding sequences:
- a CDS encoding inositol monophosphatase family protein, with product MLDKIVEIAKKAGKFLKDNEGKISEINQKGSFTNLVTNIDKGSETLIKNFIVKKFPDHGILAEESGATLPTSEYRWIIDPLDGTTNYTHSYPVYCVSIGVEYKGEVIAGAVYDPNFDELFSAEKGSGAFMNGEKLKVTSTESLERSLLATGFPYDIKNNPFNCIQHFNEFLLKAQAIRRLGSAALDICYVAAGRMDGFWEVNLHPWDTAAAVLITAEAGGKVTDFTGGKYSIYQKNILLSNGLIHEEMIEVLKKNFKVGS from the coding sequence ATGTTAGATAAGATCGTTGAAATAGCGAAGAAAGCGGGCAAGTTCTTGAAGGACAATGAAGGCAAAATATCCGAGATAAATCAGAAAGGATCATTCACGAACCTGGTCACAAATATCGACAAAGGTTCCGAAACGCTTATAAAAAATTTTATCGTAAAAAAATTCCCGGATCATGGAATACTCGCTGAAGAAAGCGGGGCGACCCTCCCGACTTCAGAATACAGATGGATCATTGACCCGCTTGATGGTACGACGAACTACACGCACTCGTATCCGGTCTATTGCGTCTCAATCGGAGTGGAATATAAGGGTGAAGTCATTGCAGGCGCGGTGTACGATCCAAACTTCGACGAGCTGTTTTCCGCCGAAAAAGGATCCGGGGCGTTTATGAACGGGGAAAAATTGAAAGTGACTTCGACCGAATCGCTGGAACGCTCGCTTCTTGCAACGGGGTTTCCTTACGATATTAAGAACAATCCGTTCAATTGCATTCAGCACTTCAATGAATTTTTGCTGAAGGCACAGGCGATCAGACGCCTGGGTTCGGCAGCGCTCGATATTTGTTATGTCGCGGCCGGGAGGATGGACGGATTCTGGGAAGTGAATCTGCATCCGTGGGACACTGCTGCAGCTGTCCTGATAACGGCAGAAGCCGGTGGAAAAGTCACCGATTTCACCGGTGGGAAGTACAGTATCTATCAAAAGAATATTCTACTTTCAAACGGATTGATACATGAGGAGATGATCGAAGTACTGAAAAAAAATTTTAAGGTCGGCAGCTAG
- a CDS encoding response regulator: MTTVLIVEDQEEIAALLKFKLKNSGYEVVHAENGKLGLEAARNNRPDLILLDVMMPVMNGLDALKALKSDDNLKSVPVIMLSAQASEPAVVEGFKLGADDYITKPFRANEFIARVEAVLSRYKKDG; the protein is encoded by the coding sequence ATGACCACTGTCCTTATAGTTGAAGACCAGGAAGAAATTGCTGCTCTTTTGAAATTTAAGCTGAAGAATTCTGGATATGAAGTCGTTCACGCAGAGAACGGCAAGCTCGGACTTGAAGCTGCCCGCAACAATCGGCCGGATTTAATACTCCTCGACGTAATGATGCCCGTGATGAACGGCTTGGATGCTTTGAAAGCCTTGAAAAGCGACGACAATTTGAAATCTGTACCTGTGATAATGTTGTCGGCCCAAGCCAGTGAGCCGGCAGTTGTCGAAGGGTTCAAACTTGGTGCAGATGATTACATCACCAAACCGTTTCGAGCGAACGAGTTCATTGCGCGGGTTGAAGCAGTGCTGTCGAGATATAAAAAGGATGGTTGA
- a CDS encoding HD domain-containing protein, with the protein MTEGEQKIPAREAALSLLMEYTKTESLRKHAFAVEAVMRAYANNFHENEDEWGITGLLHDFDYEMYPTMEQHPYVGNKILAERGYPESIRDAIMAHAPYTKVKRISKMAKCLFACDELTGFVIAVALVRPTKLGGLEPSSVKKKLKDKAFARSVNREDIKNGILEFGIPEDEHISFVIRVLQENSSVLGLN; encoded by the coding sequence GTGACTGAAGGAGAACAGAAGATCCCTGCGAGGGAAGCGGCGTTGTCCCTTCTTATGGAGTACACCAAGACGGAAAGTCTAAGAAAGCATGCGTTTGCGGTGGAGGCCGTGATGCGTGCTTACGCAAACAACTTTCACGAGAACGAAGATGAGTGGGGCATCACCGGGCTTCTTCATGATTTTGATTACGAGATGTATCCGACGATGGAACAACATCCTTATGTCGGCAATAAAATATTGGCGGAGAGGGGTTATCCTGAAAGCATCCGTGATGCCATCATGGCACACGCTCCTTATACGAAGGTGAAAAGAATAAGCAAGATGGCGAAATGTTTGTTTGCGTGCGACGAATTGACTGGTTTTGTAATCGCCGTCGCATTGGTCCGACCGACGAAGCTAGGGGGGCTTGAGCCGAGCTCTGTGAAGAAAAAGCTTAAAGACAAGGCTTTTGCAAGAAGCGTAAACCGTGAGGATATAAAAAACGGGATTTTGGAATTTGGAATTCCGGAAGATGAACATATTTCCTTTGTGATAAGAGTGCTTCAGGAAAACTCCTCGGTTCTGGGATTGAATTGA
- the fmt gene encoding methionyl-tRNA formyltransferase: MRIIFMGTPGFAVPSLKAIFGAGYEVAAVVTNQDEPQGRGLKVLPSAVKSAAVELGLKVIQVASLKEPEFIAKLKDLSPDVVVVVAFGILPREVFTIPKLGTFNLHASLLPKYRGAAPINWAIINGETETGVTTFFLDDKVDTGKIILQKKIQIGEDETAGELASRLSILGAETVVETIARIQNGNVKISEQDSALSTKAPKISREDCLIDWSKPVADVHNFIRGFSPEPGAYTFLNSKMVKVFKTRLTREASSLPAGTIKIESGRFLVSCSNEVVEVLELQSEGKKKLASSDFLRGARIESGARFMPGRK; encoded by the coding sequence TTGAGAATCATTTTCATGGGGACGCCGGGTTTTGCAGTCCCATCGTTGAAAGCAATCTTTGGGGCCGGATACGAAGTTGCTGCGGTCGTCACCAACCAGGATGAACCGCAGGGCAGAGGATTGAAAGTTTTGCCGTCTGCGGTTAAGAGTGCAGCGGTTGAACTTGGACTGAAGGTGATCCAGGTTGCCTCATTGAAAGAGCCGGAATTTATCGCAAAGCTAAAGGATCTTTCACCGGACGTAGTCGTGGTGGTCGCCTTTGGAATTTTACCCCGTGAAGTTTTTACGATTCCGAAATTAGGCACGTTCAATCTTCATGCTTCGCTGCTTCCAAAGTATCGCGGGGCAGCCCCCATCAACTGGGCGATCATAAACGGTGAGACTGAGACCGGGGTGACGACTTTTTTCCTGGACGACAAGGTTGATACTGGAAAGATAATTCTTCAGAAGAAAATACAAATTGGGGAGGATGAGACCGCAGGAGAATTAGCCAGCCGGCTTTCCATTCTTGGTGCCGAGACAGTTGTCGAAACGATCGCCAGGATCCAAAACGGTAACGTGAAAATTTCGGAGCAGGATAGTGCTCTTTCAACAAAAGCGCCCAAGATTTCCAGGGAGGATTGTTTGATAGACTGGTCGAAACCAGTAGCGGATGTCCACAATTTTATTCGGGGTTTTTCACCGGAACCAGGGGCTTACACATTTCTCAACTCTAAGATGGTAAAGGTATTCAAGACAAGACTGACGCGTGAAGCAAGCAGTCTTCCAGCAGGGACAATCAAGATCGAATCAGGCAGATTTTTGGTTTCATGTTCAAATGAAGTGGTTGAAGTTTTGGAATTGCAGTCAGAGGGGAAGAAGAAGCTTGCTTCTTCGGATTTTCTAAGGGGTGCCCGGATAGAATCTGGTGCCCGCTTTATGCCGGGTAGAAAATAA
- a CDS encoding zinc ribbon domain-containing protein, producing MPTYEYKCDNCGFLFEEFQSMSDEPIKNCPKCQGKVQRLISAGAGMIFKGSGFYLTDYKKSNSSPSKSNNGTESHKSEAATKSKTETPASAKTEKQTK from the coding sequence ATGCCAACTTACGAATATAAATGTGATAATTGCGGTTTCCTCTTTGAAGAATTTCAATCGATGAGCGACGAGCCGATCAAAAATTGCCCGAAGTGCCAAGGAAAGGTTCAGCGACTAATCAGTGCGGGCGCAGGCATGATCTTCAAAGGTTCGGGATTTTATCTCACCGATTATAAAAAGTCGAATTCATCGCCATCGAAATCAAACAACGGGACCGAATCGCACAAATCGGAAGCAGCAACAAAATCAAAAACTGAAACACCAGCTTCGGCGAAGACAGAAAAGCAAACGAAGTAA
- a CDS encoding GIY-YIG nuclease family protein yields the protein MYTVYVLYSEKFHRHYTGFTSDFEGRMASHNVLGKKGWSKKYRPWKVIFTEEYETKAEAMRREKWLKSGAGRDFIKTLAH from the coding sequence ATGTATACAGTTTATGTGTTGTACTCGGAGAAGTTTCATAGGCACTACACCGGTTTCACGTCGGATTTTGAGGGGCGGATGGCTTCGCATAATGTGTTGGGAAAGAAGGGATGGAGCAAGAAGTATCGGCCGTGGAAGGTAATTTTCACGGAGGAATATGAAACCAAGGCGGAAGCGATGAGAAGGGAGAAATGGTTGAAGAGCGGAGCAGGAAGAGATTTTATCAAAACGCTCGCTCACTAG
- a CDS encoding glycosyltransferase family 9 protein has product MDTSKVKKILIIKWGALGDIVMATPAIRAFRDNFPDAKITILSNELMKEILPDGFLYDESIVVRTKGNRIDEQIGEQIQLVRELRRHKFDLAVNLRWTSEHCAILAYLSGARQRVGCGPRNMMWLYTINVNAPAGRYHEIHRNLDVAKALGLNTYDETPVVYVSEKNQEFSAVFFSENSLQKSNTICIHPGASRPVRAWMPERFREIAGRIVEHLQARVVVTWGKGEESLAHRVSDGLGKNVIVCEQTNTVGALAAVIKNSRMFFSNCTGPMNVAVAVGTPVVALLGSSDPGDWGAYGKQHVNIKSPLVLDHYSDEDERKAMEMITVETVWGVIQNKWAELTASEPKIGINES; this is encoded by the coding sequence ATGGACACAAGTAAAGTAAAAAAAATTCTCATCATTAAGTGGGGTGCACTCGGTGACATTGTCATGGCTACCCCGGCAATAAGAGCATTTCGCGATAATTTCCCGGACGCGAAGATAACAATTTTGTCAAATGAATTGATGAAAGAAATCCTTCCCGATGGTTTCTTGTACGATGAGTCAATCGTTGTCAGGACAAAGGGGAATAGAATTGATGAGCAAATAGGAGAGCAGATACAACTTGTCCGTGAACTGAGGAGACACAAATTTGATCTGGCCGTCAACTTAAGATGGACGTCCGAACACTGTGCCATACTGGCGTATTTAAGCGGCGCAAGACAGCGCGTCGGGTGTGGCCCAAGAAACATGATGTGGCTCTACACGATAAACGTTAATGCACCGGCGGGGCGTTATCATGAAATACATCGCAATCTCGATGTTGCAAAGGCGCTCGGGTTGAACACGTATGATGAAACCCCCGTTGTTTATGTTTCCGAAAAAAACCAGGAATTTTCGGCCGTTTTCTTTTCGGAAAATTCCCTCCAGAAATCCAACACAATATGTATTCACCCCGGCGCAAGCAGGCCGGTCCGTGCATGGATGCCGGAAAGGTTTCGTGAAATTGCAGGGAGAATAGTCGAGCACCTTCAAGCCAGGGTGGTCGTAACATGGGGAAAAGGCGAGGAATCACTGGCACATCGAGTCTCGGATGGTCTCGGAAAAAATGTGATCGTCTGCGAACAAACAAATACTGTCGGCGCGCTTGCCGCCGTCATCAAAAATTCAAGAATGTTTTTCTCTAATTGCACGGGACCGATGAACGTAGCGGTTGCCGTCGGAACGCCTGTCGTAGCGCTTCTTGGGTCGTCGGACCCTGGGGACTGGGGAGCTTACGGCAAGCAGCACGTCAACATCAAATCTCCGTTGGTTCTCGACCACTATTCGGATGAAGACGAAAGGAAAGCAATGGAGATGATAACTGTTGAAACAGTTTGGGGAGTAATTCAAAACAAATGGGCCGAACTAACCGCTTCAGAACCAAAGATCGGTATTAACGAGTCATAA
- a CDS encoding PAS domain S-box protein: MSESLKSTKKPGNKTNPKDLFSEFARNAPVCLVVVRARENGEKFLYSITDINKMAEGLVGMEFPLSHPIELSSILTEGDAEKFLSAVGEAMRTSTTLDYGEIFLQRTTAPGGWYRVRMVPLHPGFVGIVFISTTYPRKIETALRESEERWQLVVWASGDGIWDWNLSNDTMFYSDRWFSITGYERNDVANHLKSFETFIHPDDSMKVKNILNGYLNKAISTYSVEYRFRMKSGTYKWVRESAQAVFDGPGKPIRIAGSLSDIDNRKQMEETLRRERILLRTLIDNIPDAIYVKDSECRKIVANLADIHNMHLESEEQVRGKNDFELFPKELAEGFYADDMAVIQKGKSVLDREEYVIDDGGDKKWLCTTKLPLRDEKGQIIGLVGIGRDITNSKITEQRLRESEKRFRLISENVVDIITVLDSDYVCLYASPSYRQDGIEPDAFVGKDFLTYVHPEDTATVASTFREAVDSYHYQEISFRFHRENGDWRIKEATVNALLSDRGVEILIVMRDITDRVAKDNERISLQEELKKRNSELESIIEEMKQMQRGLIQSEKLASIGQLVTGIAHEINNPLAFVNSNLNRFDEYFHEFVAMERKWRTFGETAEGNPAYRDTVHAIRRDEAESDIESLVEDFEALMRHTRDGADRIRKIVEQLRGFTHLSDSTMAEADLNAALDDTLSIVWNELKYKATVEKKYGNVPLVACNIGEMKQVFVNLLVNAAQAIKEKGEITIRTGVNGSNAVVEIEDTGSGISPELITKIFDPFFTTKPVGKGTGLGLWVSATIMEKHGGEINVESEVGKGTKMIVTLPIEGKL, from the coding sequence ATGAGTGAGTCACTTAAAAGCACAAAAAAACCGGGGAATAAGACGAACCCGAAAGATCTTTTCAGCGAATTTGCCAGAAATGCTCCGGTCTGTTTAGTTGTGGTCAGGGCCCGAGAAAACGGAGAAAAATTTCTTTACTCTATAACTGACATAAACAAAATGGCCGAGGGACTTGTGGGGATGGAGTTCCCACTTTCTCATCCGATTGAGCTTTCTTCCATCCTGACTGAGGGGGACGCAGAAAAGTTTTTGTCGGCGGTGGGTGAAGCGATGAGGACATCCACGACCCTCGATTATGGTGAAATATTCTTGCAGCGTACAACAGCGCCTGGAGGTTGGTATCGCGTAAGGATGGTCCCGCTCCACCCGGGATTTGTCGGGATTGTATTCATCTCCACCACTTACCCAAGAAAAATCGAGACCGCGCTTCGTGAGAGTGAAGAACGCTGGCAACTCGTCGTGTGGGCGTCCGGTGATGGGATTTGGGATTGGAATCTTTCCAATGATACAATGTTTTATTCTGATAGATGGTTTTCGATAACCGGGTACGAAAGAAACGACGTTGCAAACCACCTGAAGAGCTTCGAAACATTCATCCATCCTGACGACTCCATGAAAGTAAAAAACATTTTGAACGGCTACTTGAATAAAGCCATCTCCACCTATTCAGTGGAATACAGGTTCAGGATGAAAAGTGGTACTTATAAGTGGGTGCGGGAAAGTGCGCAGGCTGTTTTTGATGGTCCCGGTAAACCGATAAGGATAGCCGGCTCACTTTCCGACATAGATAACCGAAAGCAGATGGAAGAGACGCTCCGGCGCGAGCGCATACTGCTGAGGACACTTATCGACAATATTCCCGATGCAATCTATGTGAAAGACTCGGAATGCCGAAAGATTGTGGCTAACCTGGCGGATATACACAACATGCATTTGGAATCGGAGGAGCAGGTTCGTGGGAAAAATGATTTCGAGTTGTTCCCTAAAGAGCTCGCGGAGGGATTCTATGCGGACGACATGGCGGTGATCCAAAAAGGGAAATCCGTATTGGACCGGGAAGAGTATGTCATAGACGATGGCGGCGACAAGAAGTGGCTGTGCACCACGAAACTCCCGTTGCGCGATGAGAAGGGCCAAATCATCGGTCTTGTAGGGATCGGCCGCGACATCACAAACAGCAAAATAACGGAGCAGAGGCTGCGTGAGTCCGAAAAACGTTTCAGACTGATTTCCGAGAACGTTGTGGATATTATCACCGTTCTCGATTCCGATTATGTTTGTCTGTACGCCAGTCCGTCTTATCGTCAGGATGGAATAGAGCCTGATGCTTTTGTGGGAAAAGACTTTTTGACCTACGTGCATCCTGAAGATACCGCTACCGTTGCATCCACGTTTAGAGAAGCGGTGGATAGTTATCACTACCAGGAAATATCCTTCAGGTTTCACAGAGAGAACGGAGATTGGAGGATCAAGGAGGCGACGGTCAACGCCCTATTGAGTGATAGAGGAGTCGAGATCCTGATTGTTATGCGCGACATAACGGATCGTGTGGCCAAGGATAATGAGAGGATCTCTCTTCAGGAGGAGTTGAAGAAGAGAAACTCTGAACTCGAAAGTATAATTGAAGAGATGAAGCAGATGCAGAGAGGACTCATCCAATCTGAAAAACTTGCTTCGATCGGCCAGCTGGTCACGGGCATCGCCCATGAGATAAATAACCCGCTGGCTTTTGTCAACAGCAACTTGAACAGGTTCGACGAATATTTTCACGAGTTCGTCGCGATGGAAAGGAAGTGGAGAACTTTTGGTGAAACCGCAGAGGGCAATCCGGCATATCGGGATACGGTGCATGCAATACGAAGAGATGAGGCGGAGTCTGACATAGAATCACTCGTTGAAGATTTTGAGGCATTGATGAGACATACCCGGGATGGCGCCGACAGAATCAGGAAGATCGTGGAACAACTCAGAGGTTTCACCCATCTCTCTGACAGCACCATGGCCGAAGCTGATCTGAACGCTGCACTGGATGATACGTTGTCCATCGTTTGGAATGAGCTAAAGTATAAAGCGACGGTTGAAAAGAAATATGGAAACGTGCCGCTTGTGGCATGCAATATTGGCGAGATGAAGCAAGTGTTCGTCAACCTTCTTGTCAATGCCGCTCAGGCAATCAAAGAAAAAGGAGAGATCACGATAAGAACGGGCGTTAACGGCTCGAACGCCGTTGTCGAAATAGAAGATACCGGAAGCGGCATTTCTCCTGAGCTGATTACCAAGATATTCGACCCGTTTTTCACCACTAAACCTGTGGGGAAAGGAACCGGCCTCGGCTTGTGGGTGTCTGCAACAATAATGGAGAAACATGGAGGTGAAATAAATGTGGAGAGTGAAGTCGGAAAGGGAACAAAAATGATCGTTACATTGCCTATTGAAGGGAAGTTATGA
- a CDS encoding HDOD domain-containing protein → MGSDNYAKPFSILVLDDEEAILASIKSLFRKFPYRLRFFTSMNAALQQLKVEEADIVISDLRMNDRYGLEFMKEAAKISPSARRILMSGYEDKSIVLLALSNGLINHFVYKPWEDSEFTQLISKCVESKARSSLWDHKGILHEFGDVPSPPRFQERLNQMLGSMNAPLSKIVEEIEINPALVAKLLRIANSVHLGIRKRVTSIRDAVLFIGLEYVASVVTALEAFHSYSSRVAERYAGLVEEMSIAAVRRAMIAKEIALRSQEIENKYAAYVSSLLQDIGLFARICLKPEMYDVFLKTIDLLNMTAGEAESKVFADVTHERVGAAILDNWNFPSEIVDTVRAHHSQTAETAYVRIIQLAMLLDGTTEGYSYDESLVEIVPEWRHKLGLRENNAIMNTGE, encoded by the coding sequence ATGGGATCTGACAACTACGCAAAACCATTTAGCATACTTGTTCTTGACGATGAAGAAGCCATACTTGCTTCAATAAAAAGCCTGTTTCGCAAATTTCCATATAGACTCCGATTCTTCACATCCATGAATGCCGCGCTGCAACAGCTGAAAGTCGAAGAGGCGGATATCGTTATCTCGGACTTGCGAATGAATGACCGCTACGGGCTGGAGTTCATGAAAGAGGCAGCGAAGATATCACCATCCGCGAGGCGGATTCTGATGAGCGGATATGAGGATAAATCGATTGTGCTGTTGGCACTGTCAAACGGGTTGATAAACCACTTCGTATATAAGCCGTGGGAAGACTCCGAATTCACCCAGCTGATCTCAAAGTGTGTGGAGTCGAAGGCGCGTTCGTCCCTATGGGATCACAAAGGCATTTTGCATGAGTTCGGAGATGTTCCATCGCCGCCCCGGTTTCAGGAGAGATTGAACCAGATGCTCGGCAGCATGAATGCTCCACTATCTAAGATTGTCGAGGAAATAGAAATCAATCCTGCGCTCGTGGCGAAACTCCTTCGCATTGCAAACTCAGTCCATCTTGGAATTCGAAAAAGAGTTACGAGCATAAGGGATGCCGTTCTCTTCATTGGGTTGGAATACGTAGCTTCGGTAGTTACCGCGCTCGAAGCATTCCATTCGTATTCGTCGAGAGTCGCCGAAAGATATGCCGGCCTGGTGGAGGAGATGAGCATAGCTGCAGTTCGTCGTGCCATGATAGCGAAGGAAATTGCTTTAAGGTCACAGGAGATTGAAAACAAATACGCAGCTTATGTTTCTTCGCTTCTGCAGGATATAGGACTCTTTGCGAGGATATGTTTGAAACCTGAAATGTACGACGTATTTTTGAAAACAATCGATCTACTCAACATGACTGCAGGAGAAGCAGAGAGCAAGGTTTTCGCAGATGTTACCCATGAGCGAGTAGGCGCGGCGATCCTTGATAATTGGAATTTCCCGTCGGAAATTGTCGACACGGTGAGAGCACATCATTCACAGACCGCGGAAACTGCCTATGTAAGAATCATTCAGCTCGCGATGCTTTTAGATGGAACCACCGAGGGCTATTCGTACGATGAATCACTGGTCGAGATAGTGCCGGAGTGGCGGCATAAACTAGGTCTAAGGGAAAATAATGCGATTATGAATACAGGAGAATAG
- a CDS encoding HD domain-containing phosphohydrolase, translated as MAEFVENRKVLYVEDEENLSFAFKSLMRNQKVEVYILNDSTVIEEFLKANGPFAVVLSDQRMPGKDGVAVLREVVRTSPDTMRVLVTGYADMEAIKGAVNVGGIIQYISKPWDDSQVRLIVADLVSRYNIAMERRFLLNELKLKNETLQLLLDGTVAGVVKLLSDVSGSIGDEAAAQNVRVNRLGQAILKMMADLNGKEKWEVSRALELFNLGLVLLPPVVRLRINKEGIGVLNQIPAAKNHHLMAAELLKSIPQFESVANIILLMRKQFDGAGEPNENKIKGKDLPLGSRILKILLDLDALSAGESKGVEILGEMKKKSNVYDGELINRLLGFEPAHPRKRRDIRMPVQSLNVGMVLLEDIVTRNGQHLLWKNSTLTETTCKLLSQWDNMDPIASPVYVLLDEEVKQ; from the coding sequence ATGGCGGAGTTTGTAGAAAACCGGAAGGTCCTTTATGTGGAGGACGAGGAGAATCTTTCGTTCGCATTTAAATCACTGATGCGCAACCAGAAAGTTGAGGTTTATATCCTTAATGACTCTACGGTAATTGAAGAGTTTCTTAAGGCGAATGGTCCCTTCGCCGTTGTTCTCTCCGATCAAAGAATGCCTGGCAAGGACGGTGTTGCGGTCTTGCGCGAAGTCGTGAGAACCTCTCCCGACACTATGCGGGTGCTGGTGACCGGCTACGCAGACATGGAAGCCATAAAGGGTGCCGTCAACGTAGGCGGGATTATTCAATATATTTCAAAGCCATGGGACGATAGTCAGGTCCGTTTGATCGTTGCCGATCTCGTATCGCGTTACAACATTGCCATGGAACGCCGGTTTCTCCTCAATGAGTTGAAACTAAAGAATGAGACACTACAACTCCTGCTTGATGGCACAGTTGCAGGAGTCGTCAAGCTTCTGAGTGACGTCAGCGGTTCGATAGGTGATGAGGCGGCTGCCCAGAACGTACGCGTGAATAGACTCGGCCAGGCTATTCTCAAGATGATGGCCGATCTCAACGGGAAAGAGAAATGGGAAGTGAGCCGTGCTCTTGAGTTGTTTAATCTCGGATTAGTACTTCTTCCTCCCGTTGTACGGCTGAGAATAAACAAAGAAGGTATCGGAGTCCTCAACCAGATTCCTGCAGCGAAGAACCATCATCTCATGGCGGCCGAGTTGCTGAAATCAATCCCGCAGTTTGAGAGCGTTGCAAACATAATTTTATTGATGAGAAAGCAGTTTGATGGTGCGGGTGAACCAAACGAAAACAAAATAAAAGGAAAGGATCTTCCTCTTGGTTCACGCATTTTAAAGATACTGCTTGATCTCGACGCGCTGAGCGCGGGCGAATCTAAAGGGGTTGAAATTCTTGGAGAAATGAAAAAGAAAAGCAACGTATATGACGGGGAACTGATAAACCGTTTGCTTGGGTTTGAGCCTGCTCATCCCAGGAAGAGACGCGACATCAGAATGCCTGTGCAATCGTTAAATGTCGGAATGGTTTTACTCGAGGATATTGTGACCCGGAACGGCCAGCATCTATTGTGGAAGAATTCTACCCTGACTGAGACCACGTGCAAACTTCTAAGTCAATGGGATAACATGGACCCGATCGCGTCCCCTGTTTACGTGTTGCTTGACGAAGAGGTGAAACAGTGA
- a CDS encoding glutamine synthetase family protein, translating into MTKVPKNFTPEQLLQLVKERGVNFIDLQFTDVGGAVKNVTIPTRELEATLNHGIWFDGSSIEGFARIAESDMYLIPDTSTFAVLPWLSGDETTARLICDVYTPDSQPFLGDPRAVLKHVLAEAEKMGFIYNTGPELEFFVLKPSADEGIIPPRPQDSASYFDQPIDMIATSMWRQVTEALEAFGIETEAMHHEVATGQHEIDFRYSNALKTADNAVTFRVVVKVIVGQKGLYATFMPKPIRGISGSGMHVHQSLTYKANGTNAFSDPGDPHGLSKIAKHFIAGQLAHARGMCAVLAPLTNSYKRLVAGYEAPVYISWGRINRSALIRIPRAHTHESTRLELRCPDPSCNPYLAFAVMLAAGLDGIRRELPIPEATEEDVYLIANTKRGSKLDVLPGSLEEAIVEMEKDAVVRDALGAHTFERFISAKRLEWEDYRLEVTPWELDKYLPNY; encoded by the coding sequence ATGACCAAAGTCCCAAAAAACTTCACACCGGAGCAACTCCTCCAGCTTGTAAAAGAGCGGGGAGTCAATTTCATCGACCTGCAATTTACCGATGTCGGCGGCGCCGTAAAAAACGTGACCATTCCGACCCGGGAACTCGAAGCAACGCTTAACCACGGAATATGGTTTGATGGTTCTTCGATCGAAGGTTTCGCCCGCATCGCCGAGAGTGACATGTATTTGATTCCTGATACGTCCACGTTTGCAGTATTGCCGTGGCTGAGCGGGGATGAGACCACTGCTCGATTGATTTGCGACGTTTATACTCCCGACAGCCAGCCTTTTCTCGGAGATCCTCGGGCTGTTTTAAAACACGTTCTTGCAGAGGCGGAGAAGATGGGGTTCATATATAATACCGGACCAGAACTGGAATTTTTTGTTCTTAAACCCTCTGCAGACGAAGGAATCATCCCGCCACGACCGCAAGACAGTGCGAGCTACTTTGATCAGCCCATCGATATGATTGCGACGAGCATGTGGAGACAGGTCACGGAGGCTCTTGAAGCATTCGGAATCGAGACTGAGGCGATGCACCACGAAGTCGCAACCGGTCAGCATGAAATAGATTTTCGGTATTCAAACGCACTTAAGACTGCCGATAACGCGGTCACATTCCGTGTGGTAGTGAAAGTCATCGTCGGGCAAAAAGGGCTTTACGCGACTTTCATGCCCAAGCCGATACGCGGAATAAGCGGGAGTGGAATGCATGTTCATCAGAGTCTTACCTACAAAGCAAATGGGACAAATGCATTTTCGGATCCGGGTGATCCGCACGGACTTTCCAAGATTGCTAAACATTTCATTGCCGGTCAGCTAGCCCATGCGCGTGGCATGTGCGCGGTGCTCGCTCCCCTGACAAACTCGTACAAGAGACTGGTTGCAGGATACGAAGCTCCGGTTTATATCAGCTGGGGTCGCATAAATCGTTCGGCTCTCATCCGCATCCCGCGAGCTCACACTCACGAATCGACGAGACTCGAACTTCGCTGCCCCGATCCAAGCTGCAATCCATATTTAGCGTTTGCAGTGATGCTGGCGGCAGGGTTGGATGGAATAAGGCGCGAACTCCCGATACCGGAAGCTACCGAAGAGGATGTTTATCTCATAGCAAACACGAAGCGCGGATCGAAACTGGATGTTCTTCCAGGTTCACTGGAAGAAGCTATCGTCGAGATGGAGAAAGACGCTGTGGTTCGAGATGCGCTCGGCGCTCACACATTCGAGCGGTTTATCAGTGCGAAACGTCTTGAGTGGGAAGACTATCGATTAGAAGTAACCCCCTGGGAATTGGATAAGTACTTGCCGAACTATTGA